A stretch of Cicer arietinum cultivar CDC Frontier isolate Library 1 chromosome 5, Cicar.CDCFrontier_v2.0, whole genome shotgun sequence DNA encodes these proteins:
- the LOC101510393 gene encoding 65-kDa microtubule-associated protein 8-like, with protein sequence MEMRSRKEERLNQFQAVQGQIQKNSAEIAGNSDNAPSIFAVNENDLSLKRLEEYQNGLKRLYNEKNERLQQVEKYIDKIHSLSTILGKDSSVIILQVHPSLNDLCGITKNISDAILHKLNITVESLYEEKQNRLDKLHLLGEALSNLWNLMDTPYSDRQSFSHVINLLSVSSVEVSEPGSLTLEIVQQAEAEVKRLDQLKASKTKELFQKKQEELELICKISHVEIPSRTEMNNIISLINSGEIDHSDLLMSMDEQISRAREEASSRKAIMEKVEKWMLARDEERWLEEYSMDENRYSVSRGAHKNLRRAERARIMVSRMPALVDLLIKMTRSWEAERNKVFLYDQVPLMEILEEYNTLRQEKEEDKKRQQVSI encoded by the exons ATGGAGATGCGCTCAAGGAAAGAGGAGAGATTGAACCAATTCCAAGCCGTGCAAGggcaaattcaaaaaaattctgCAGAAATTGCAGGTAACTCAGACAATGCACCCTCAATCTTTGCAGTAAATGAGAATGATCTCTCACTAAAAAGACTTGAGGAGTATCAGAATGGGCTGAAAAGGCTTTACAATGAGAAG AATGAAAGACTCCAGCAAGTGGAGAAATACATCGACAAAATACACAGCTTATCCACAATCTTAGGAAAGGATTCCTCTGTAATCATCCTGCAAGTTCACCCCAGCTTGAATGATTTGTGTggaataacaaaaaatataagtgATGCTATCCTACATAAACTTAATATCACGGTGGAGTCCCTTTATGAAGAAAAGCAAAATCGGCTGGACAAG CTTCACCTTTTAGGCGAAGCACTCTCAAATCTATGGAATCTTATGGACACACCTTACAGTGATAGACAATCTTTTTCCCACGTAATCAATCTGTTGTCAGTCTCATCAGTGGAAGTATCAGAGCCAGGAAGTCTTACTCTAGAGATAGTCCAGCAG GCTGAAGCTGAAGTAAAAAGACTAGATCAACTAAAAGCAAGCAAGACGAAGGAGCTTTTCCAGAAGAAGCAGGAGGAACTAGAGTTGATATGCAAGATATCTCACGTGGAGATTCCTTCACGGACAGAAATGAACAATATAATTAGCCTCATAAACTCAG GGGAGATTGACCATTCCGACCTCCTCATGAGCATGGATGAACAGATATCAAGAGCAAGAGAAGAGGCTTCCAGCAGGAAGGCTATAATGGAAAAAGTTGAGAAGTGGATGTTAGCACGTGATGAGGAGCGCTGGCTAGAAGAATACAGCATG GATGAGAATCGATACTCGGTAAGTAGAGGAGCCCATAAAAACTTGAGACGAGCTGAACGTGCCCGTATAATGGTCAGTAGAATGCCAG CTCTGGTAGATTTGCTTATAAAAATGACTAGGAGTTGGGAAGCAGAAAGAAATAAAGTTTTCTTGTATGATCAG GTTCCTCTAATGGAAATACTGGAAGAATATAACACACTAAGGCAAGAAAAGGAGGAGGATAAGAAAAGACAGCAGGTTAGTATTTGA